A single region of the Streptomyces sp. ITFR-16 genome encodes:
- a CDS encoding TrmH family RNA methyltransferase, which yields MSSESGSTGGGGSVSGGDEAAQYDEGFGTEIGVGPHPLPWPEGERYDPELLAGGDRRNVGDAYRYWTREAIVADLDLRRHDFHVAVENWGHDFNIGSVVRTANAFLAKEVHIVGRRRWNRRGAMVTDRYQHVRHHPDTADLTAWAAAEDLPIIGIDNLPGTVPLERTELPRRCVLLFGQEGPGLTEEARKHASMVCSIAQFGSTRSINAGAAAAIAMHAWVQRYAVIPEAEAGA from the coding sequence GTGAGCAGTGAGAGCGGCAGTACCGGTGGTGGCGGCAGCGTGAGCGGTGGCGACGAGGCCGCGCAGTACGACGAGGGGTTCGGGACGGAGATCGGCGTCGGTCCCCATCCGCTGCCCTGGCCCGAGGGCGAGCGGTACGACCCCGAGCTGCTGGCCGGCGGCGACCGTCGCAACGTCGGCGACGCGTACCGCTACTGGACCCGGGAGGCGATCGTCGCCGATCTGGATCTGCGGCGGCACGACTTCCATGTGGCGGTGGAGAACTGGGGCCACGACTTCAACATCGGTTCCGTGGTGCGCACCGCGAACGCGTTTCTCGCCAAGGAGGTGCACATCGTGGGGCGGCGACGCTGGAACCGGCGCGGGGCGATGGTCACCGACCGCTACCAGCATGTCCGGCACCACCCCGACACCGCGGATCTGACCGCCTGGGCGGCGGCCGAGGACCTGCCGATCATCGGGATCGACAACTTGCCGGGGACGGTGCCGCTGGAGCGGACGGAGCTGCCTCGGCGGTGTGTGCTGTTGTTCGGGCAGGAGGGGCCCGGGCTGACGGAGGAGGCCCGTAAGCACGCCTCGATGGTGTGCTCGATCGCGCAGTTCGGGTCGACGCGGTCGATCAATGCGGGGGCGGCGGCGGCGATCGCGATGCATGCGTGGGTGCAGCGGTACGCGGTGATTCCGGAGGCGGAGGCGGGGGCGTAG
- a CDS encoding alpha-ketoacid dehydrogenase subunit beta — MTTAAATAGERTAKAKPATMAQALGRALRDSMAEDPSVHVLGEDVGTLGGVFRITDGLAKEFGDARCTDTPLAEAGILGAAVGMAMYGLRPVVEMQFDAFAYPAFEQLISHVAKMRNRTGGAMPLPITVRVPYGGGIGGVEHHSDSSEAYYMATPGLHVVTPATVEDAYGLLRASIASDDPVVFLEPKRLYWSKADWSPQAPSAVEPIGRAVVRRPGRSATLITYGPSLPVCMEAAEAAVEEGWDLEVVDLRSLVPFDDETVAASVRRTGRAVVVHESTGFGGPGGEIAARITERCFHHLEAPVLRVAGFDIPYPPPMQERHHLPGVDRVLDAVARLQWEADS; from the coding sequence ATGACGACGGCAGCGGCCACGGCCGGAGAGCGGACGGCCAAGGCGAAACCCGCCACCATGGCGCAGGCACTCGGACGCGCGCTGCGCGACTCGATGGCCGAGGACCCCTCGGTGCACGTCCTCGGTGAGGACGTCGGGACGCTGGGCGGGGTCTTCCGGATCACCGACGGCCTGGCGAAGGAGTTCGGCGACGCGCGGTGCACGGACACTCCGCTGGCCGAGGCGGGCATTCTCGGCGCGGCGGTCGGCATGGCGATGTACGGGCTGCGGCCCGTGGTGGAGATGCAGTTCGACGCCTTCGCCTATCCGGCGTTCGAACAGCTCATCAGCCATGTCGCCAAGATGCGGAACCGCACCGGTGGCGCCATGCCGCTGCCGATCACGGTCCGGGTGCCCTACGGCGGCGGCATCGGCGGCGTCGAGCACCACAGCGACTCCTCGGAGGCGTACTACATGGCGACCCCGGGTCTCCATGTCGTCACCCCCGCCACGGTCGAGGACGCGTACGGGCTGCTGAGGGCCTCGATCGCCTCCGACGACCCGGTGGTCTTCCTGGAGCCCAAGCGCCTCTACTGGTCGAAGGCGGACTGGTCACCGCAGGCGCCCTCCGCCGTGGAGCCCATCGGACGGGCCGTCGTCCGGCGCCCGGGCCGCAGCGCCACGCTGATCACGTACGGGCCGTCCCTGCCCGTCTGCATGGAGGCCGCGGAGGCCGCCGTCGAGGAGGGCTGGGACCTGGAGGTCGTCGACCTGCGCTCCCTGGTGCCCTTCGACGACGAGACCGTCGCCGCCTCCGTGCGCCGCACCGGCCGCGCGGTCGTCGTCCACGAGTCCACCGGCTTCGGCGGTCCCGGCGGCGAGATCGCGGCCCGGATCACCGAGCGCTGCTTCCACCACCTGGAGGCGCCGGTGCTGCGGGTCGCCGGTTTCGACATCCCGTATCCGCCGCCCATGCAGGAGCGGCACCACCTTCCCGGCGTGGACCGGGTGCTCGACGCCGTCGCACGACTGCAGTGGGAGGCGGACAGCTGA
- a CDS encoding NTP transferase domain-containing protein, producing the protein MTAYDAIVLAGGAAKRLGGADKPGLRVGGRPLLDRVLAACAGAGTTVVVGGRRPTVRPVTWTREEPQGGGPLAALGAGVRHTAAERVLVLSADLPFLGADTVASLLAAAGAGETEGALCTDADGRDQPLVAVYRAEPLRRELALLAAEHGGLAGLPLRLLTRELTLSRVAADPLASFDCDTWEDIASARARIREHGTVLDEWITAVKNELGIDLDVDTGVLLDLARDAAHGVARPAAPLTTFLVGYAAAQAGGEGGGPEAVAEAARKAAALALRWADETGAPGETKTPGETKTPDGTGTPDGTGTPDGTGTPDGTGTP; encoded by the coding sequence ATGACCGCGTATGACGCCATCGTTCTCGCAGGAGGTGCCGCCAAGCGGCTCGGCGGCGCCGACAAGCCCGGGCTGCGGGTCGGTGGCCGCCCGCTGCTCGACCGGGTGCTCGCGGCCTGTGCCGGTGCCGGGACCACCGTGGTGGTGGGCGGCCGTCGGCCCACCGTGCGCCCGGTGACCTGGACGCGTGAAGAACCGCAGGGTGGCGGGCCGTTGGCGGCGCTCGGAGCGGGAGTGCGGCACACGGCGGCGGAGCGGGTGCTCGTGCTCTCCGCCGATCTGCCGTTCCTGGGGGCGGACACGGTCGCCTCGCTGCTGGCCGCCGCCGGGGCCGGGGAGACCGAGGGCGCGCTCTGCACCGACGCGGACGGCCGGGACCAGCCGCTGGTCGCCGTCTACCGCGCGGAGCCGCTGCGCCGCGAACTGGCGCTGCTCGCCGCCGAGCACGGCGGGCTTGCCGGGCTGCCCCTGCGCCTGCTCACCCGCGAACTGACGCTCTCCCGGGTCGCGGCGGACCCGCTTGCCTCGTTCGACTGCGACACCTGGGAGGACATCGCTTCGGCCCGGGCCCGGATCAGAGAACATGGGACCGTGCTGGACGAATGGATCACCGCAGTCAAGAACGAACTGGGCATCGACCTCGACGTCGACACCGGCGTCCTGCTCGACCTCGCCCGTGATGCCGCCCACGGCGTCGCCCGGCCCGCCGCGCCCCTGACGACCTTCCTGGTCGGATACGCGGCGGCGCAGGCCGGCGGTGAGGGCGGAGGGCCCGAAGCGGTGGCCGAGGCGGCCCGCAAGGCCGCCGCGCTCGCCCTCCGGTGGGCGGACGAGACCGGCGCACCGGGCGAAACCAAGACGCCGGGCGAAACCAAGACGCCGGACGGGACCGGGACACCGGACGGGACCGGGACACCGGACGGGACCGGGACACCGGACGGGACCGGGACACCATGA
- the paaN gene encoding phenylacetic acid degradation protein PaaN — translation MAAELSPHLLSERHRPTLDRTLEAIRTRDYWSPHPEHPKAYGEGGAPGSLGAAEGKAAFDAVLSARLDLDQPGTDGWTGAETSPYGPELAVEYPHADLDVLLPAMRAAMPAWRDAGPETRALVCLEILARISARTHEFAHAVMHTSGQAFMMAFQAGGPHAQDRGLEAVAYAYEEQIRAPRTADWSKPQGRRDPIALHKTFTAAGRGISLLIGCNTFPTWNGYPGLFASLATCNPVLVKPHPRAVLPLALTVRLAREVLTEAGFDPNLVALAAERPGEGIAKTLAVRPEIRIIDYTGSTEFGDWLEANARQAQVYTEKAGVNTIVIDSTDDYRGMLANLAFSLSLYSGQMCTTPQNLLIPRDGIETDAGPKSYDDVVADIAAAVTGLLGDDARANGLLGALVNADVKARLEAAAQLGEVALPSREVTNPDFPEAVVRTPLIIKLDAAKPDDDAPYLSECFGPVAFAVAVDSTADALKLLRRTIRDKGAMTVGAYTTSPDVERAVEDVCLDESAQLSLNLTGGVYVNQTAAFSDFHGSGGNPAANAALCDGAFVSNRFRTVEVRRQR, via the coding sequence ATGGCCGCCGAGCTCTCCCCGCACCTGCTGTCCGAGAGGCACCGCCCCACGCTGGACCGGACTCTCGAGGCGATCCGCACGCGGGACTACTGGTCCCCGCACCCCGAGCACCCGAAGGCGTACGGCGAAGGCGGCGCCCCCGGCAGCCTCGGCGCCGCCGAGGGCAAGGCCGCCTTCGACGCGGTGCTGTCGGCCCGCCTCGACCTGGACCAGCCGGGCACCGACGGGTGGACGGGCGCGGAGACCTCTCCGTACGGCCCCGAGCTGGCGGTCGAGTATCCGCACGCGGACCTGGACGTGCTGCTTCCGGCGATGCGTGCGGCCATGCCGGCCTGGCGCGACGCGGGCCCGGAGACCAGGGCCCTGGTCTGTCTGGAGATCCTGGCGCGGATCAGCGCCCGCACCCATGAGTTCGCCCACGCGGTGATGCACACCAGCGGCCAGGCCTTCATGATGGCGTTCCAGGCCGGCGGCCCGCACGCCCAGGACAGGGGCCTGGAGGCGGTGGCGTACGCATACGAGGAGCAGATCCGCGCTCCCCGCACCGCCGACTGGTCCAAGCCGCAGGGCAGGCGCGACCCGATCGCCCTGCACAAGACGTTCACCGCGGCGGGCCGGGGCATCTCCCTGCTGATCGGCTGCAACACCTTCCCCACGTGGAACGGCTACCCCGGCCTCTTCGCCTCCCTCGCCACCTGCAACCCGGTCCTGGTCAAGCCGCACCCCCGCGCGGTGCTCCCGCTGGCCCTCACCGTCCGGCTGGCCCGCGAGGTGCTCACCGAAGCGGGCTTCGACCCGAACCTCGTCGCCCTGGCCGCCGAACGGCCGGGCGAGGGCATCGCCAAGACCCTGGCGGTGCGCCCCGAGATCAGGATCATCGACTACACGGGATCCACGGAGTTCGGCGACTGGCTGGAGGCCAACGCCCGCCAGGCCCAGGTCTACACGGAAAAGGCCGGGGTCAACACGATCGTCATCGACTCGACGGACGACTATCGGGGCATGCTCGCCAACCTGGCCTTCTCGCTCTCCCTCTACAGCGGCCAGATGTGCACCACCCCGCAGAATCTGCTGATCCCCCGGGACGGCATCGAGACGGACGCCGGCCCCAAGTCGTACGACGACGTGGTCGCCGACATCGCCGCCGCGGTCACCGGCCTCCTGGGCGACGACGCCCGGGCGAACGGACTGCTCGGCGCCCTGGTCAACGCCGATGTGAAGGCCCGTCTGGAGGCGGCGGCCCAGCTGGGCGAAGTGGCCCTGCCCTCACGCGAGGTGACCAACCCCGACTTCCCCGAGGCGGTCGTCCGCACCCCGCTGATCATCAAGCTCGACGCGGCCAAACCGGACGACGACGCCCCCTACCTCTCGGAGTGCTTCGGCCCGGTCGCCTTCGCGGTCGCGGTCGACTCCACGGCGGATGCGCTGAAGCTGCTGCGCCGCACGATCCGCGACAAGGGGGCGATGACGGTAGGCGCGTACACCACGTCCCCGGATGTGGAGCGCGCGGTGGAGGACGTCTGCCTGGACGAGTCGGCCCAGCTCTCCCTGAACCTGACGGGCGGCGTCTACGTCAACCAGACGGCGGCGTTCTCCGACTTCCACGGCTCGGGAGGCAACCCGGCGGCCAACGCGGCCCTGTGCGACGGAGCCTTCGTCTCCAACCGCTTCCGCACGGTAGAGGTCCGCCGCCAACGCTGA
- a CDS encoding dihydrolipoamide acetyltransferase family protein, with protein MAQVIEFKLPDLGEGLTEAEIVRWLVEVGDVVAIDQPVVEVETAKAMVEVPCPYGGVVTARFGDEGSELPVGAPLLTVAVGSVDSSAATSGDSSGDSSGTAVAGSGTGPGAASGTGAGSGADAGAESSGSGNVLVGYGTGAPPVRRRRVRPQGLAAPAARAEEPAAPVVPAATAADAAPSASAAASDRASGPVAVVSPLVRKLARQHDLDLRLLVGSGPDGLILRADVESAIRSTTEAGASAAAPVAPVASAEPSARPAGERVPLRGVRGAVADKLSRSRREIPDATCWVDADATELMAARAAMNSAGPKVSVLALLARICTAALARYPELNSTVDQEAREIVRLPGVHLGFAAQTDRGLVVPVVRDAHTRNAESIGEEIGRLTEAARAGTLKPAELTGGTFTLNNYGVFGVDGSTPIINHPEAAMLGVGRIVPKPWVHEGELAVRRVVQLSLTFDHRVCDGGTAGGFLRYVADCVEQPAVLLRTL; from the coding sequence ATGGCCCAGGTAATCGAATTCAAGCTGCCGGACCTCGGCGAGGGACTGACCGAGGCCGAGATCGTGCGCTGGCTGGTGGAGGTCGGGGACGTCGTCGCCATCGATCAGCCGGTCGTCGAGGTCGAGACGGCCAAGGCGATGGTGGAGGTGCCGTGCCCGTACGGGGGCGTGGTGACCGCCCGCTTCGGGGACGAGGGCTCGGAGCTTCCGGTCGGGGCGCCGCTGCTGACCGTGGCGGTCGGCTCCGTGGACTCGTCTGCGGCCACCTCCGGAGATTCTTCCGGGGACTCCTCCGGGACGGCGGTCGCCGGTTCCGGTACGGGCCCGGGTGCGGCTTCCGGGACGGGGGCCGGGTCCGGGGCGGACGCGGGGGCCGAGTCCTCCGGGTCCGGGAATGTCCTGGTGGGGTACGGGACGGGCGCGCCGCCGGTGCGCCGTCGCCGGGTCCGGCCCCAGGGGCTGGCCGCCCCCGCAGCCCGTGCGGAGGAGCCTGCCGCTCCTGTCGTGCCTGCCGCTACCGCTGCCGACGCGGCTCCCTCCGCCTCCGCCGCCGCTTCGGACCGTGCGTCGGGGCCGGTCGCCGTGGTCTCCCCGCTGGTGCGCAAACTCGCGCGGCAGCACGACCTCGATCTGCGTCTGCTGGTCGGCTCGGGGCCCGACGGGCTGATCCTGCGGGCCGATGTCGAGTCGGCGATCCGGTCCACCACGGAGGCCGGGGCGTCAGCCGCAGCGCCTGTCGCGCCCGTCGCGTCGGCCGAGCCGTCCGCGCGTCCGGCCGGTGAGCGCGTTCCGTTGCGCGGGGTCCGGGGCGCGGTCGCCGACAAGCTGTCCCGCAGCAGGCGCGAGATCCCCGACGCCACCTGCTGGGTGGACGCCGACGCGACCGAGCTGATGGCTGCCCGGGCGGCGATGAACAGCGCGGGCCCCAAGGTGTCCGTGCTCGCGCTGCTCGCCCGTATCTGCACGGCGGCCCTGGCCCGGTATCCCGAGCTCAACTCCACGGTGGACCAGGAGGCGCGCGAGATCGTGCGGCTGCCCGGTGTGCACCTCGGGTTCGCGGCCCAGACCGACCGGGGTCTGGTCGTCCCCGTCGTGCGGGACGCGCACACGCGCAACGCCGAGTCGATCGGCGAGGAGATCGGCCGCCTCACCGAGGCGGCCAGAGCGGGGACGCTGAAGCCGGCGGAGCTGACCGGCGGCACCTTCACGCTCAACAACTACGGGGTGTTCGGGGTCGACGGATCGACGCCGATCATCAACCACCCGGAGGCGGCGATGCTCGGCGTCGGCCGCATCGTCCCCAAGCCGTGGGTGCACGAGGGCGAGTTGGCCGTGCGCCGGGTCGTCCAGCTCTCGCTGACCTTCGACCACCGGGTCTGCGACGGTGGCACGGCCGGCGGCTTCCTGCGCTATGTCGCCGACTGCGTGGAGCAGCCGGCGGTGCTGCTGCGGACGCTGTAG
- the pdhA gene encoding pyruvate dehydrogenase (acetyl-transferring) E1 component subunit alpha: MTVQELPGAAAYRPTPPPAWKPLTDPAPLLPDPEPYRVLGTDAVADTDPELLLRLYAELVRGRRYNAQATALTKQGRLAVYPSSTGQEACEIAAALVLEERDWLFPSYRDTLAAVARGLDPVEALTLLRGDRHTGYDPREHRIAPLCTPLATQLPHAVGLAHAARLKGDDVVALAMVGDGGTSEGDFHEALNFAAVWRAPVVFLVQNNGFAISVPLAKQTAAPSLAHKAVGYGMPGRLVDGNDAAAVHQVLSEAVSRARRGEGPTLVEAVTYRMDAHTNADDATRYRGDSEVEAWRAHDPVRILERELTGRRLLDDEGIEEARMAAERMAAGLRERMNADPVLDPMDLFAHVYAEQTTQLREQAARLRVELDAEHDQPDGLSTDDGGARR; the protein is encoded by the coding sequence ATGACGGTCCAAGAGCTGCCCGGCGCGGCTGCCTACCGGCCCACGCCGCCCCCGGCCTGGAAGCCGCTCACCGACCCCGCCCCGCTGCTCCCGGACCCCGAGCCGTACCGCGTGCTCGGTACGGACGCCGTGGCCGACACGGACCCCGAGCTGCTGCTGCGGCTCTACGCCGAGCTGGTGCGCGGCCGGCGGTACAACGCCCAGGCGACCGCCCTCACCAAGCAGGGCAGGCTCGCCGTCTATCCGTCGAGCACGGGGCAGGAGGCCTGCGAGATCGCGGCTGCCCTGGTGCTGGAGGAGCGGGACTGGCTCTTCCCCAGCTACCGCGACACGCTCGCGGCCGTGGCCCGGGGCCTGGACCCGGTCGAGGCGCTGACCCTGCTGCGCGGCGACCGGCACACCGGCTACGACCCGCGCGAGCACCGCATCGCCCCGCTCTGCACCCCGCTCGCCACCCAGTTGCCGCATGCCGTGGGCCTGGCCCACGCGGCGCGGCTCAAGGGCGACGACGTCGTCGCGCTCGCCATGGTCGGTGACGGCGGCACCAGCGAGGGCGACTTCCACGAGGCGCTGAACTTCGCGGCCGTCTGGCGGGCCCCTGTCGTCTTCCTCGTACAGAACAACGGCTTCGCCATCTCCGTGCCCCTGGCGAAGCAGACCGCGGCCCCGTCCTTGGCCCACAAGGCCGTGGGGTACGGCATGCCCGGCCGGCTGGTCGACGGCAACGACGCGGCGGCCGTGCACCAGGTGCTCTCCGAGGCGGTGAGCCGGGCCAGGCGCGGCGAGGGCCCGACGCTCGTGGAGGCCGTCACCTACCGCATGGACGCGCACACGAACGCCGACGACGCGACCCGCTACCGAGGCGACAGCGAGGTCGAGGCCTGGCGGGCGCACGACCCGGTCCGGATCCTGGAGCGCGAGCTGACCGGTCGCAGACTGCTCGACGACGAGGGGATCGAGGAGGCGCGGATGGCCGCGGAGCGGATGGCGGCCGGACTGCGCGAGCGGATGAACGCCGACCCGGTGCTCGACCCGATGGACCTCTTCGCCCATGTCTACGCGGAGCAGACCACGCAGCTGCGGGAGCAGGCGGCCCGGCTGCGCGTCGAGCTGGACGCGGAGCACGACCAGCCCGACGGGCTCAGCACGGACGACGGGGGAGCGCGGCGATGA
- a CDS encoding TetR/AcrR family transcriptional regulator — protein sequence MTTAKRDTYTPETLLTVAVRVFNERGYDGTSMEHLSKAAGISKSSIYHHVAGKEELLRRAVTRALDGLFGILDESGATRGRAIEQVEYVTRRTVEVLIAELPYVTLLLRVRGNTKTERWALERRREFDQRVAELLKAAVADGDLRSDVDIRLATRLLFGMVNSLVEWYRPLPDGGAEGERLADTVVQLAFEGMKSSR from the coding sequence ATGACCACGGCCAAGCGGGACACGTACACCCCGGAGACTCTGCTCACCGTCGCCGTCCGTGTCTTCAACGAGCGCGGTTACGACGGCACGTCCATGGAGCACCTGTCGAAGGCGGCGGGCATCTCCAAGTCGTCCATCTACCACCATGTCGCCGGCAAGGAAGAGCTGCTGCGGCGCGCGGTCACCCGGGCCCTGGACGGGCTGTTCGGCATCCTCGACGAGTCCGGCGCGACGCGGGGCCGGGCGATCGAGCAGGTCGAGTACGTCACGCGCCGTACGGTCGAGGTGCTGATAGCCGAACTGCCCTACGTCACGCTGCTGCTGCGCGTGCGGGGCAACACGAAGACCGAGCGCTGGGCGCTGGAGCGGCGCCGCGAGTTCGACCAGCGGGTGGCCGAGCTGCTCAAGGCGGCGGTCGCGGACGGCGATCTCCGCTCCGACGTGGACATACGCCTGGCGACCCGGCTGCTGTTCGGGATGGTCAACTCCCTGGTGGAGTGGTACCGCCCGCTGCCGGACGGCGGCGCGGAGGGTGAGCGGCTCGCGGACACGGTCGTGCAGCTGGCCTTCGAGGGCATGAAGTCCAGCCGCTGA
- a CDS encoding HTTM domain-containing protein produces MSTPGPDRRLARGIQRVTASALGPYQSAVIRIGFSATYLLFLLREVPHRHEMYGPDAPWRWDMAQQLIAGNRAFTALMWSDSSLWFEIVYALALLSAALLMAGWHTRATSVLFMAGVLSLQNRSIFMGDGGDNVIHLMAIYLMLTRCGQVWSLDARRARRRERAAEAAEVVEAAGAAGAEKAERPSGRADVAGPLLWAVLGAVLLGATATDGLGGTLWLPALLWVLWTAQGVWWAVNRYAPRSEMRTLLDVIANLAHNVTLGVIMAEVCLIYATAGWYKIQGSRWQDGTALYYPLKLDYFTPWPALSDILASSGVMVMVLSYATVIVQVAFPFTLFNRRVKNVLLVAMICEHAGIALLLGLPFFSMAMIAADAVFLPTAFLVWLGGRVALGRDLVFRRRGGVPEPRGAVGEGEAAARSGDGGHTLVG; encoded by the coding sequence GTGAGCACGCCAGGACCCGACCGCAGGCTCGCCCGCGGGATCCAGCGCGTCACGGCCTCGGCCCTGGGGCCGTACCAGAGCGCCGTCATCCGGATCGGCTTCTCCGCCACGTATCTGCTGTTCCTGCTGCGCGAGGTGCCGCACCGCCACGAGATGTACGGGCCCGACGCCCCGTGGCGCTGGGACATGGCGCAGCAGCTCATAGCGGGCAACCGGGCCTTCACCGCGCTCATGTGGTCGGACAGCAGCCTCTGGTTCGAGATCGTGTACGCGCTGGCGCTGCTCTCCGCAGCCCTGCTCATGGCCGGCTGGCACACCCGAGCGACCTCCGTTCTGTTCATGGCCGGGGTGCTCTCGCTGCAGAACCGCAGCATCTTCATGGGCGACGGCGGCGACAACGTCATCCATCTGATGGCGATCTATCTGATGCTGACCCGGTGCGGGCAGGTCTGGTCGCTGGACGCCCGGCGGGCGCGGCGCCGAGAGCGTGCGGCTGAGGCGGCCGAGGTGGTGGAGGCGGCCGGGGCCGCTGGGGCGGAGAAGGCCGAGCGGCCCTCCGGGCGGGCGGACGTTGCCGGGCCGCTGCTGTGGGCGGTGCTCGGTGCCGTACTCCTCGGGGCCACGGCGACCGACGGCCTCGGCGGAACCCTGTGGCTGCCGGCCCTCCTGTGGGTCCTGTGGACCGCACAGGGCGTGTGGTGGGCCGTGAACCGCTACGCGCCGCGCAGCGAGATGCGCACCCTGCTCGACGTCATCGCCAATCTCGCCCACAACGTCACGCTCGGCGTGATCATGGCCGAGGTCTGTCTGATCTACGCGACGGCCGGCTGGTACAAGATCCAGGGGTCGCGGTGGCAGGACGGCACCGCGCTGTACTACCCGCTCAAGCTCGACTACTTCACGCCCTGGCCCGCCCTCTCGGACATCCTCGCCTCCAGCGGGGTGATGGTCATGGTGCTGTCGTACGCGACGGTCATCGTGCAGGTCGCCTTCCCGTTCACCCTGTTCAACCGGCGCGTCAAGAACGTGCTGCTCGTCGCGATGATCTGCGAGCACGCCGGGATCGCCCTGCTGCTGGGGCTGCCCTTCTTCTCGATGGCCATGATCGCGGCGGACGCCGTGTTCCTGCCGACCGCGTTCCTCGTGTGGCTGGGCGGACGGGTCGCGCTCGGGCGCGATCTGGTGTTCCGGCGGCGCGGCGGGGTCCCGGAGCCACGGGGCGCCGTCGGCGAGGGGGAGGCAGCGGCGCGCAGCGGCGACGGGGGCCATACGCTCGTCGGGTGA
- a CDS encoding Lrp/AsnC family transcriptional regulator, translating to MADGAEEPGPIAPARPLDSIDRAILRLLQTDGRASIRSVADRVHVSRANAYARINRLIDDGVIRGFSARVNHERAGQGASAYITLKIVQNSWRTVREQLQALPGATHIALVSGDFDVLLLVHSADNRALRELVLTRIQAIPEVLSTRTLLVFEETDLAPGPDRPTELT from the coding sequence ATGGCCGACGGGGCCGAGGAGCCCGGCCCGATCGCTCCCGCACGCCCGCTCGACTCCATCGACCGCGCCATCCTCCGACTGCTCCAGACGGACGGCCGCGCCTCGATACGGTCGGTGGCCGACCGGGTCCATGTGTCGCGGGCCAACGCCTACGCGCGAATCAACCGGCTCATCGACGACGGCGTGATCCGCGGCTTCAGCGCACGGGTGAACCACGAGCGGGCGGGCCAGGGTGCCTCCGCGTACATCACGCTCAAGATCGTCCAGAATTCCTGGCGCACGGTCCGCGAACAGCTCCAGGCGCTGCCGGGCGCCACGCACATCGCACTGGTCAGCGGCGACTTCGACGTCCTTCTGCTGGTGCACAGCGCCGACAACCGGGCCCTGCGCGAACTGGTCCTGACCAGAATCCAGGCCATCCCGGAGGTGCTGTCGACCCGCACCCTGCTGGTGTTCGAGGAGACGGACCTGGCGCCGGGCCCGGACCGCCCCACCGAGCTCACCTGA